CTATGGATACGCTGGAATAGCTGAAACTCACTCCTCATAGGATAGGaaagctttttattttgtttgtttgtttgtttttttcaatgtcatgttaaatgtgaaacaatgttcttaaatattttgataCCTTTTAATGTTcatatttgcttttgtctttcatTTTGCTATCCAAGTAATAGTAAGTGACATAATCAGCTCCTGGCCTCCATAAATAAATTACCTTCAACACCATGTtacataattataaataattaaTTGCCAGTAGGGGATTAAGGTCCTCTTTAGGACTGCTTAGAGCGATATTCCTATTTATAAGCACATGGATATCGTAAATATTCACAATTTTGGGCGGgtcaaatgtcttatttttatataactGTCTCTTATTTAGTTTTATGCAATTAAAAATTAAAGGGAGGAATTCATGTAGATGCTGGCCACAATTTCTGCTGCCACAATCCATAAGATTTAGCACTGTACCACTTAATTTCTAGAATTATTTGAAATGCTTTTTCACATTAACTCCTAACTCGatcaatttttttgcaatatcttGGAAACTATTCCCACATTAAAACATCCAATaacattcatattttgtttAAGCTTCATAATTAATTCTACTTCCCAAATTTTGAATTAAACTCCCCATATTTAAACATCCATTTGATTAATCCACTGCAAATTTATGTGCAGGATCCACAGAattgtgttttaaattttgatataaATTTTATCCTGACAATGCATTCTATTTTAAGACCCATTGCTTTCATAGTGTATGATGTGTGTGGACATGAGCTGGAGTCTGGGGAGGCAGTCGCTGTGTTCACGTGTTCTCTCTCACACGAACTCAGTCACATGGATGAACAGAGGCACACACGGGTAGAGAAACTCTCCTCATTAACTAATGAGCACCAAGATACACATATGGACGGATTCTGTAGCTCAATCCACATCAGTGCACTGGTTTCTCACTGCTGTCATTTCTCCTCATTGATGAAGTGAAGTGTTCTTCTGGTAGCCCATCTCTCCTCTCCTGATTCCAAAGCATGGAGGCTGTGGCACTTTTCTCCTTCACTGCATCCGAAGCAGATGAACTCGCCTTCCAAAAAGGTGACATCGTCAAGGTAGGTTGATTTGGCGTTGAAAGGACATGATGTTGAGTTATAGAAACTGATAAttacttttattgttattagtatGATATTAATATATGTGTATTGTATGTAGGTGACAGAAATGGAAGAGGGTTCTTGCTGGTACACAGCTGAGATCGAAGGCAAAAAGGGCTTTGTGCCAGAGAACTATATTTCTCTCTTACCTCATCCGTAAGAacctttttttaagtcatttataCGCTATTCCTTAGAACCTTACTTAGTAGTACCCTAATGTTGAAATGGGTGTCCATgtgttctggggtcgtgggttccaTACTAGGTCGACCTTCActctgtgaagtttgcatgttgtccacgggcttgcgtgggttttctacggttTGTCTAGTTTTCTCACACTAATCCCAGTTACACCACAAaggaatgaaatgaatgatgaaAAAATGGGGGTGGGACAAGGGAAGATTGAAATGTAGATTCTATCAAATTTGATAGGTGAATGTGGAATGTGAGGAATTTCTGGACTGAACCTACTATCATTggtattatttttgttcataTCATTTTTGTTAGATTGTTCTCAATTTCTTTAGTAAGACATTATACTTGGAGTATTTTTAGTATATTGTAGAAGATAATTATGAATTCATTTTGTATGTTGGATTATTTTTAACCTATAGGATCTGTACATCCATGTATCAGTCTTTTTCTTACCTTCATTGCATGGTGCTGTAATGTGCAGGTGGTTCGCGGGCCGAGTGTCAAGACTGGAGGCGGAGCGGCGTCTGCATTGGCGAGACATCGGTGTTTTTGTGGTGAGGGAGAGTGAGTCAGCTCCTGGAGAATTCTCCATATCTGTTAGGTAAGTACAAAACATAACTCATAAGATATTAGTAAAGCATTTACTGTTATTTCTGTGTTTCTACATTTGGCGGACTCTTAGAAGTGTTTACCTTTGCCCACTCctgaattctaaccctaacaacAAAGTAGATCGTAGGAGgttggctcattgaaaagtagatGTTGTAGGAAAAAGGTGTGAGTGTCCCTgccctacaccatcaggtggctagTTTCCTCCATTTGTTGATAAGCTTGCACCAAAAAAGGAGGGGGGAGttataaatactttttcaccACTCTGTATGTGTTGGCATGCCACTTGAATCTTCCCATGGCCTTCACATTCAGGAGTGTTGGCCGGTATTATTTACACCATCTGGTAAACCTCCACCCATTCACAGTTGGAAATTGAAAAGCCTGCCCATTTTCTTATGGTCATTGGGGGACTTATCCTGACTGATATGCTGGTGGCGTCTTGATACCACTCAAACAGTTTGAAGTGAGTTGAGGAGATTCATTtagtgaaaatatatttctgtATGGGACCACTCGGCGTCTTGAGTGGTttgcgtgtcggcctcacagttcagggatcctgagttcaaatccaggtcagtccatcaatgtggaatttgcatgttctccctgggcctgtgtgagATTTCTTTGGgttttctggtttcctcccactttcaaaaaacatgcatgctaggctgattggacactttaaattgcccctaggtatgagtgtgagagcaacatcatcatcattgtcgccatcatcgtcatcatcatcaacatcatcaacatcatcatcattatcatcatttagGCTATTTTGTTAAAAAGATTGGTTTTCGTTCATTTATTCAGcaacaaaaataccaaaaaaatctttgtatttttgttcaatGGCCCTTGAGAAAAATGAAGCcaatattttatcttttaattcaaattatgtTGTAAAATCATGACATTTTGATTAATTCACATCCCTACCAAAAATGCATGGTTCCCTAAAGTCATTATCACATTTTGTACTTGTCAAGTTAAACTGACTTTGCATTTTTTAGCATTCTTTAAAACTGTAGCTATGATCATGGATTTGCATCCCTGAAAGTAATTTAGTATTGCAGTTTGTTTTCCATGCCACTGGGCACATTAGCAGTACCCACATGTCTGCGAGCGTGCGTATAGAGCATATCTAAATATGTTCAGCAAGAACCCATTTTGACTAAAAATATCACACCCCAATGGACAGCCATTGCATGCGTAGTTGTAATTTGGGTCAGCAAAAGTGATGAAGGGACAGTATAATCATGAAATGTGTTCAATAATCACAGACGTTACATAAGAACATTACCTTAATTAAATGCAGATAAGTTATGCAATTGACACATTAGACATTAAAGGCGCACATGTAacaaataatccaaaatatggTGGTGTGAATAACATAAGAATAACATCTGCTGGGCCTGTGAGGTCACATACGTGCTTTATTCATATTTGGAATGTCATTACAGCATTTGTTACAATACTCAGAATTAGCAATAGAGGCCATTTGAAGATTTACCATATTCCAAGCCACATACATATAGCACTACTACATTCATATTTCCCAAcctccaattggctggccaccaattcagggtgtctcccgcctgaTGCCAGTAgttagctggcataggctccagcacccccacaacccttgtgaggataagcggtacgaaaaaatgaatgaataaatggatgaataaCACGTCATTCGGTAGATTACATTATTTCCACTGTGTTTACGGGTTAGGGTTTGGTACTTTTATTTGGGCTGAGGGAACTTAATTACAAACTGTCATGCTATGACACTAGCTTAAACTTTTATACATATaatttaatgtttaatttttatcTTTTGCGAATTGACCGAGCTGAATGATAGGTATTGGCCCAGTTAATTCTCTGGTggtttcctgtgtggagtttgccgcTTATCactgggcctatgtgggttttctccaggtaccccggtttcttcccacatcccaaaaacatgcatgtttggAGGGTTGAAGACTCCAAATTGTCCCTAGGGACGAGAGTGAGCATgaattgtccgtctccttgtgccctgctgaATTAAACCAGAACTGTGCATGTACTGAGATTGGGTACATTGAATAAGAGCCATATTGGATTCTACCTTGTGGTCTATCAATTGAgccaatgcattttattttcactATTTGTAAGTTATTACTTAATGAtgcaaaggaaaataaatggtgATGGGAGGCGTTGTGGCTAGTTTTGCAGGTAATGtgaaatgatgacaatgatgggCATCTTTGGCGTGCCTTGTTTCATCCCTTTATTACAATTCCATTTCTTTCTTGCAGCTATGGAGACAGGGTGGAGCATTTCCGAGTGCTGGAAGGTGGCGGTCAGTACTGCATTTGGGACGAGTCCTTTATTTCCCTTAACCGGCTGGTGGACTTCTACAAAACACACAGCATTGCCGTGGAGAAGGTGGTCTGCCTCCGAGACCCGTCTTCGGATATGTTCCCCCGCCAGGGCTCCCACGGTGGCCGTAATCCTTACCCCAATCCGTACAAGAGCTCCTCTTTGGAGTCCCTCCCTTCTGCTCGTCTACAAGGACCACATCCCCTAAGAGAGGCGTCCTCCATGCAGCTGCTGGAACATGTTTTGTGGGTAAGACCAAGCACTTAACCCAGTCTGATGGATATATTTAGGGGAAATGTGATGTAACAAATAGagtggtaaaagaaaaaaaaacctcggTGAATATTCTCAGATTAATGCATGATGGAAATTTTGatgaaacgctttatcctcacttcggtcgcagggggtgctggagcctaccccagctgacttcgggtcagaggtgagggacaccgtttggctgacgcactaaccactcacccgccgggCCGCCTATTTTGTTGGAAATAttacataaaatgtatttaagtgaAAGACATTGAATCAATGCATGTAAAAATGCAGTGTGCCAATCTGGCACCTTTTtattaatacaattttttttgttagaatttagtttttgcattaaatattatactttaatttaattatactttaaatttaattcatataaaaaaagatataatacATGTTGAATATATTCAATATttacaataatatatatattctaattAGGAATGAATTTGAACATGTTGATCCTCTTTCCTTTTCACATCTGCTGGCACTTGTTTCTTTTGTGTAGAAACCACGCCTAGCTCATGCCCTGTGTGACTATGCCCCACCTCACACCGCCCACCTGCACTTCCTGCGTGGTGACCTCATTGACCTGCTGGACTGCTCCAGCTCACGTTGCTGGAGGGGGCGCTGCCGCGGGCGAGTTGGCATCTTTCCGCCACAGTTCGTGCAGCCATTGTACCGCAACATATCACACTCACTGCAGAGTTGTGTCAATGCCACTGAAAAATAGCCTCCCAAAGAATCAAACCTCTAAGGCTGGGGTGTCACTCTTTTTTGCGATTGGCCACATCGTATGTATGTTTTCCCACTGAGGGCCATGCTGATTAAAAACACTTCACACTTAAAacatttaacctttttttaggGCAAGTTATAattattgttcatttaaaatattgtatatCAGCAATTAGAAGGGAGTTTGACTGTAAAGGCATATGTTTCATTGCCATTTAGATTGTTTGTTCATCCTAATGACAGTTTTTGAGTTAAATAAGTGCCTgtaatgcttttaaaaaattataaattaatcATTAAAGGCTCAAAATCTGATATCAATAACAATCTTTTTCTTCCAAACATAACATTTGCAAAAtcataatttctttttaaaagtaaagACAATATGCAACGTTGGTATTTTGGAAACAAATATGgagttaatatttaatatttgcttTTGTGGTCCACAAAGAAAGATGTGGCAAACCTGGTTTGAATTTGACACCTATGCTCTAAGGGTCTCCTTGTGTTGTCGAGTTTGGAATCTGACCAAAAtgtaattgatttatttatgtgttcttTCTGGTACTTTTTTATTGTTCAGCATTACAAGAAGAACaacattaaaaagtacaatATTCAAAGGAGATTTTATCAAATAGTTTCATGTTCTGAGATGGAACTCCAGAAACATTCACCAAGCTTTAGCAACTCATTTAATTAGTCTTACATTCTACTGTATTAACAGGAATATGTGACGCACATATGGAATATAAGTATCCCTCCActttaaaatacacacattcatgGCATTTATGTTAACATCTATTTTTAGGATTcactttaatttgcatttatcCTAAATGTTTTACATGATTTTAATCTCTTAACCGGTTTAATATTGAAGGAGGGCTGCTGATTTTAACACCTGTATGGCAATTAGGTTcagattatcatttttttgcaatgcaagcagtttgtgttttcaattttgaGGATACATTTTATAGTTTAAAATTGCAAGATATCTAGGttattaaaactatttttccTTACATATTGGTTTCCCTTTAAGCCTATCTGGCTTCAGCATTCCAATTTTTATACACTTGATGTCAGGTATTTTTCATTAACATAGTTTTCACACTTTATCTAGTACGAAACACAGTAAACAGTCTTTTCATGTTATTGCAATTGTCAGGCACAAATGCTTAATATAATGCTTCCACAtgctttaactt
This region of Stigmatopora nigra isolate UIUO_SnigA chromosome 6, RoL_Snig_1.1, whole genome shotgun sequence genomic DNA includes:
- the LOC144197962 gene encoding GRB2-related adapter protein-like, coding for MEAVALFSFTASEADELAFQKGDIVKVTEMEEGSCWYTAEIEGKKGFVPENYISLLPHPWFAGRVSRLEAERRLHWRDIGVFVVRESESAPGEFSISVSYGDRVEHFRVLEGGGQYCIWDESFISLNRLVDFYKTHSIAVEKVVCLRDPSSDMFPRQGSHGGRNPYPNPYKSSSLESLPSARLQGPHPLREASSMQLLEHVLWKPRLAHALCDYAPPHTAHLHFLRGDLIDLLDCSSSRCWRGRCRGRVGIFPPQFVQPLYRNISHSLQSCVNATEK